The Rhizobium sp. WSM4643 genome has a window encoding:
- a CDS encoding ABC transporter permease — protein MADTLTDTTMAPLFRPGTSDAEIEAVATRAIKRRKQHVLCLQVGILVAVLALWEITSNLMWIDAFFYSSPSEIVYRLYDWAVNGTSEGSLWYNLWVTMEEALIGFFAGSFTGVIVGISLGRNLFLADVFSVYIKAINSIPRVVLAPIFIMIMGLGLASKVALAFIMVFFVVFANAFQGVREADRNMIANARILGASNWQVTRTVVIPSAMSWIFASLHVSFGFAIIGAIVGEFVGARFGIGQLISIAKGTFDAAGMYAAIVLVMIVTLIAEFIMTQIEKRLAKWRPQQHLDTQ, from the coding sequence ATGGCCGATACACTTACCGACACCACGATGGCCCCGCTTTTCCGCCCCGGAACCTCCGATGCGGAAATCGAAGCCGTTGCCACTCGCGCGATCAAGAGACGCAAACAGCATGTGCTGTGCCTGCAGGTCGGCATTCTGGTTGCCGTGCTGGCACTTTGGGAAATTACGTCCAACCTGATGTGGATCGACGCATTCTTCTATTCCAGCCCGAGCGAGATCGTTTATCGGCTCTACGATTGGGCTGTCAACGGGACCAGTGAAGGCTCGCTCTGGTACAATCTCTGGGTCACGATGGAAGAGGCGCTGATCGGCTTTTTCGCGGGGTCCTTTACCGGCGTGATCGTCGGCATCAGCCTCGGCCGGAACCTGTTTCTCGCCGACGTCTTCTCTGTCTACATCAAGGCGATCAATTCCATTCCGCGCGTCGTCCTTGCGCCTATCTTCATCATGATCATGGGCCTCGGCCTTGCCTCGAAGGTCGCGCTCGCTTTTATCATGGTGTTCTTCGTCGTGTTCGCGAATGCCTTTCAGGGCGTGCGCGAGGCCGACCGCAACATGATCGCCAATGCACGCATCCTCGGTGCGTCCAACTGGCAGGTGACGCGCACAGTCGTCATCCCCTCCGCCATGAGCTGGATCTTCGCCAGCCTCCATGTCTCCTTCGGCTTTGCCATCATCGGGGCCATCGTCGGCGAGTTCGTCGGCGCCCGTTTCGGCATCGGCCAGTTGATCTCTATCGCCAAGGGCACGTTCGACGCGGCCGGAATGTACGCCGCCATCGTTCTCGTCATGATCGTCACCCTGATTGCCGAGTTCATCATGACGCAGATCGAGAAGCGTCTCGCAAAATGGCGTCCGCAACAGCACCTTGATACCCAGTGA
- a CDS encoding ABC transporter ATP-binding protein produces the protein MSNHSQGAAIELLNVSRRFVSPTGKSLTALRDFTMSVEKGEFVAVVGPTGCGKSTTLNLVTGLARPSAGEVRLMGGPVNGIDPRVGFVFQTDALFPWKNVIDNVMAGPLFRGAAKAQAEASAKNWLARVGLSKFLHHYPHQLSGGMRKRVSLAQTFINEPEILLMDEPFSALDVQTRTVMHEELLRLWAERKASVVFVTHDLEEAVALADKVYVLTAGPATVRSVYKIDLPRPRVVSEIRYEPQFIDYCRTIWEDLRQEVDAGYRRSTEAA, from the coding sequence ATGTCCAATCATAGTCAGGGGGCCGCCATCGAGCTCCTCAATGTCAGCCGGCGTTTCGTCTCGCCGACAGGCAAGTCGCTGACGGCGCTACGCGATTTCACCATGTCGGTGGAAAAAGGTGAATTCGTCGCGGTCGTCGGCCCGACCGGCTGCGGAAAATCCACCACACTCAACCTCGTGACAGGTCTCGCCCGGCCAAGCGCGGGCGAAGTCCGGCTGATGGGCGGTCCGGTCAACGGCATCGACCCACGCGTCGGTTTTGTTTTTCAGACGGATGCCCTTTTCCCGTGGAAAAACGTCATCGACAACGTGATGGCGGGGCCGCTGTTTCGCGGCGCAGCCAAGGCCCAGGCGGAAGCCAGCGCCAAGAATTGGCTTGCCCGGGTCGGACTGTCGAAATTCCTGCATCACTATCCGCATCAGCTCTCGGGCGGCATGCGCAAGCGCGTCTCGCTGGCACAGACCTTCATCAACGAGCCCGAAATTCTGCTGATGGACGAGCCGTTCTCCGCGCTCGACGTTCAGACCCGCACCGTCATGCATGAGGAATTGCTGCGGCTATGGGCGGAACGCAAGGCATCGGTGGTCTTCGTCACCCATGATCTCGAGGAGGCCGTTGCGCTGGCCGACAAGGTCTATGTGCTGACAGCGGGACCGGCGACCGTCAGGTCGGTCTACAAGATCGATCTGCCACGGCCCCGCGTCGTGTCGGAAATCCGCTATGAACCGCAATTCATCGATTACTGCCGAACCATCTGGGAGGATCTTCGCCAGGAGGTGGATGCCGGATACCGGCGTTCCACCGAGGCAGCGTAA
- a CDS encoding ABC transporter substrate-binding protein, which produces MRYSRSLFHTVAFSTLLAASSFATSAAHAADKITIMVGGYEKQIYLPAKLAESLGYFKDEGLDVELLNEPAGVDAENQLLAGAVQGVVGFYDHCVDLQAKGKFVESIVQFSQAPGEVELVSSKHPEIKSVADFKGHSAGVTGLGSSTNFLTQYMVAKAGLKGGDVTSVPVGAGTTFIAALQQDAIQVGMTTEPTVSRLLKTKEASVLVDMRTIEGSRKALGGTYPAASLYMETAWTEAHKEETQKLANAFVKTLHFINTHTGAEIAEKMPKDFYVGDKEGYIKALDAGKGMFTADGIMPEDGPKTVLAVLSAFSKNMQGKQIDLSKTYTTEYVKHAQAM; this is translated from the coding sequence ATGCGTTATTCACGCAGCCTTTTTCACACCGTCGCTTTTTCCACGCTTCTCGCCGCATCATCTTTCGCGACCAGCGCCGCACATGCGGCCGATAAGATCACCATCATGGTCGGCGGTTATGAGAAGCAGATCTATCTGCCCGCCAAGCTTGCCGAATCGCTCGGTTACTTCAAGGATGAGGGTCTCGACGTCGAACTCCTGAACGAACCTGCCGGTGTCGACGCCGAAAACCAGCTTCTGGCTGGCGCCGTTCAGGGCGTTGTCGGCTTCTACGATCATTGTGTGGATCTGCAGGCGAAGGGCAAGTTCGTCGAATCCATCGTGCAGTTCAGCCAAGCGCCGGGCGAAGTCGAACTGGTGTCGTCGAAGCATCCCGAGATCAAGTCGGTCGCTGACTTCAAGGGACACAGCGCTGGCGTAACCGGCCTGGGCTCTTCTACCAATTTCCTCACCCAATACATGGTCGCAAAGGCCGGTCTGAAGGGCGGGGATGTCACATCGGTCCCGGTCGGTGCCGGAACGACCTTCATCGCCGCCCTGCAGCAGGACGCCATCCAGGTTGGCATGACGACCGAACCAACTGTTTCACGCCTGCTGAAGACCAAGGAAGCTTCGGTACTGGTGGACATGCGCACCATCGAAGGATCGCGCAAGGCGCTCGGCGGAACCTATCCGGCAGCCTCACTCTACATGGAAACGGCGTGGACAGAGGCACACAAGGAAGAGACTCAGAAGCTCGCCAACGCCTTCGTCAAGACGCTGCATTTCATCAATACGCATACCGGCGCTGAAATTGCCGAAAAGATGCCGAAGGATTTCTACGTCGGCGACAAGGAGGGCTACATCAAGGCCCTCGATGCCGGCAAGGGCATGTTTACCGCTGATGGCATCATGCCAGAAGATGGCCCGAAGACGGTTCTGGCCGTGTTGTCCGCGTTCTCCAAGAATATGCAGGGCAAGCAGATCGATTTGTCGAAGACTTATACGACGGAATACGTGAAGCACGCCCAGGCAATGTAA
- a CDS encoding FadR/GntR family transcriptional regulator yields the protein MQMKDRSKGSGSLVTQVGESLRQAILSGQYSAGDKLPSEHELTETHGVSRTVVREAVAALRSDGLVEVRQGAGIFVLGGDPALSARKVDKARVASDLEVLEIRTPVEIEAAGLAALRRSPAQEEAIFECHRKILRCIESDQSIRDADLELHAAIAEATNNPLFRQFLESQGSAIIPQSRLVPETRTAEQTAYRKLIHKEHEAIVVAISDRDDQAARNAMRDHLVGSQARYRNLLRDLRSFTS from the coding sequence ATGCAGATGAAGGATCGCAGCAAAGGCTCGGGGTCGCTGGTCACACAGGTCGGCGAAAGCCTCCGGCAAGCCATATTGAGCGGCCAATATTCCGCCGGCGACAAGCTTCCGAGTGAACATGAGTTGACCGAAACACACGGCGTCAGCCGGACCGTCGTGCGTGAGGCGGTGGCAGCACTTCGCTCCGACGGGCTTGTCGAGGTGCGCCAGGGAGCGGGTATCTTCGTACTCGGTGGCGATCCGGCGCTCTCCGCGCGGAAAGTCGACAAGGCCCGCGTCGCCTCCGATCTTGAGGTACTTGAGATCAGAACACCTGTCGAAATCGAGGCAGCGGGCCTTGCAGCCCTACGCCGCTCGCCGGCACAGGAGGAAGCGATATTCGAATGCCACCGGAAAATCCTCCGGTGCATCGAGAGTGATCAATCCATTCGCGATGCGGATCTCGAGCTCCATGCCGCGATCGCGGAAGCCACGAACAATCCGCTGTTCAGGCAGTTCCTGGAGTCCCAGGGTTCGGCGATCATCCCGCAGTCGAGGCTCGTTCCGGAAACGAGGACGGCCGAACAGACCGCCTATCGAAAGCTGATCCACAAGGAGCACGAGGCGATCGTCGTCGCCATCTCGGACAGGGATGATCAAGCTGCCCGCAACGCCATGCGCGACCATCTGGTCGGCAGCCAGGCGAGATACCGCAATCTCCTGAGGGATCTGCGAAGCTTTACGAGCTGA
- a CDS encoding LacI family DNA-binding transcriptional regulator → MTTIRDVARLAGVSISTVSLALNSPKRVGAETLDRIQQAIKSTGYRIDPVAQTLARGRSSLIGFVSANLGNMFFGDIRREIEHQALDHGYFVLIADSSGKADLERALLERLEAQKIAGIALAANGRGEEYATFLRDFKTPIVMFDQKVEGAERDFVGSDNPLTTTILTEHLLQLGHRRIGFISGPSGLHTADERLKGFMDTMAGAGVDLDPSLVVEGGYTRTGGHAQAMRLLTRRDRPTAIIGANNMTGLAALQVMQEMGFRCPDDVSLAMVDDVPWSNVITPRITMVVQDAQKLGELTAQRLLARITSPEGAAAPPQDFILTPRFVRGESTRRL, encoded by the coding sequence ATGACCACCATACGAGATGTCGCGCGCCTTGCGGGGGTTTCAATCTCGACCGTCTCGCTCGCGCTCAACAGCCCGAAGCGGGTCGGCGCCGAGACGCTCGACCGCATCCAGCAGGCGATAAAATCGACCGGTTATCGCATCGACCCGGTGGCCCAGACGCTGGCGCGCGGACGCAGCTCGCTGATCGGTTTCGTCTCGGCCAATCTCGGCAACATGTTCTTCGGCGACATCCGCCGCGAGATCGAGCACCAGGCGCTCGATCACGGATATTTTGTCCTGATCGCCGACTCCTCGGGCAAGGCCGATCTCGAACGGGCGCTACTCGAGCGGCTGGAGGCGCAGAAGATTGCCGGCATTGCGCTGGCGGCAAACGGGCGCGGCGAGGAGTACGCCACCTTCCTGCGCGACTTCAAAACCCCGATCGTGATGTTTGACCAGAAGGTGGAGGGCGCCGAGCGCGATTTTGTCGGTTCCGACAATCCGCTGACCACCACCATCCTGACGGAACATTTGTTGCAACTCGGCCATAGGCGCATAGGCTTCATTTCCGGGCCGAGCGGCCTGCACACTGCCGACGAGCGCCTGAAGGGCTTCATGGATACGATGGCCGGCGCCGGCGTGGACCTTGATCCTTCGCTGGTGGTCGAAGGCGGCTACACCAGAACCGGCGGCCATGCGCAGGCCATGCGCCTGCTAACCCGCCGCGATCGGCCGACCGCCATCATCGGCGCCAACAACATGACGGGTCTCGCAGCACTTCAGGTCATGCAGGAGATGGGTTTCCGCTGCCCTGACGACGTGTCGCTGGCGATGGTCGACGACGTGCCCTGGAGCAACGTCATCACGCCACGCATCACCATGGTGGTGCAGGATGCGCAGAAGCTCGGCGAGCTGACGGCACAACGTCTGCTGGCAAGAATAACAAGCCCGGAGGGCGCCGCAGCACCGCCGCAGGATTTTATCCTGACGCCGAGATTCGTGCGCGGGGAGTCGACCAGGCGGTTGTGA
- a CDS encoding alpha-L-fucosidase codes for MTSSERQPENPASGGAEKHAWFSQDRLGMFIHWGLYALGARHEWLKNREELTDDHYQRYFDNFDPDLYDPKEWARRARLAGMKYVVVTTKHHEGFCLWDSKVTDYKAPNTPCRKDLLTPLVEAFRAEGLKIGFYYSLLDWHHPDFPIDVHHPLRNHPDAKALNAGRNIANYAAYMREQVRELLTGFGRIDIIWFDFSYPRREYRGLPGKGRADWESELLVELVRELQPGIIVNNRLDLPPGNLPDVTTPEQYTPRVAPAIASQGVRWEACHTFSGSWGYHRDEDTWKSPEQIIQLLIDSVALGGNLLMNVGPTGRGTLDARAIAALEVYQNWMAVNARSIYGAGPSDYPAPAGCRYTQRDNRLYLHVYNWPYRHIHIEGVADRIAYAQFLHDASEVRWLAQTRDVDSNVGVMVPEGMITLELPVRRPDVTVPVIEIVLEA; via the coding sequence GTGACGAGTTCGGAACGCCAGCCGGAAAATCCGGCATCTGGAGGGGCGGAGAAACACGCCTGGTTCAGCCAGGATCGCCTGGGCATGTTCATCCATTGGGGCCTCTATGCCCTAGGAGCCCGGCACGAATGGTTGAAGAACCGGGAAGAGCTGACCGACGACCATTACCAGCGCTATTTCGACAATTTCGATCCCGATCTCTATGATCCCAAGGAGTGGGCGCGGCGGGCACGTCTTGCCGGCATGAAATATGTCGTGGTGACGACCAAGCATCATGAGGGCTTCTGCCTCTGGGACAGCAAGGTGACGGACTACAAGGCGCCGAACACGCCCTGCCGCAAAGATCTGCTCACGCCGCTGGTCGAAGCTTTCCGCGCCGAAGGGCTGAAGATCGGCTTCTACTATTCGCTGCTTGACTGGCACCATCCCGATTTCCCGATCGACGTTCACCATCCGCTACGCAACCATCCCGACGCCAAGGCGCTGAATGCCGGCCGTAACATCGCCAACTACGCTGCCTATATGCGCGAACAGGTGCGCGAGCTTCTGACCGGCTTCGGCCGCATCGACATCATCTGGTTCGATTTCAGCTACCCGCGGCGCGAATATCGCGGCCTGCCCGGCAAAGGGCGCGCCGACTGGGAAAGCGAGCTCCTGGTCGAGCTGGTGCGCGAGCTGCAGCCCGGCATCATCGTCAACAACCGCCTCGATCTGCCGCCCGGCAACCTGCCGGACGTGACGACACCGGAGCAATATACGCCGCGCGTGGCACCCGCTATCGCCAGCCAGGGGGTGCGCTGGGAAGCCTGCCATACCTTCAGCGGCTCCTGGGGCTATCATCGTGACGAGGATACCTGGAAGAGCCCGGAACAGATCATCCAGCTGCTCATCGATTCCGTCGCGCTCGGCGGCAACCTTCTGATGAATGTCGGCCCGACCGGCCGGGGCACGCTTGACGCGCGCGCCATCGCCGCGCTCGAGGTCTACCAAAATTGGATGGCCGTGAATGCGCGCTCCATCTACGGGGCAGGACCGTCCGATTATCCGGCGCCGGCTGGCTGCCGCTATACGCAGCGCGACAACCGCCTCTATCTGCATGTTTACAACTGGCCTTACCGCCACATCCACATCGAGGGCGTCGCCGACAGGATCGCCTATGCGCAGTTCCTGCACGACGCCAGCGAGGTCCGCTGGCTCGCCCAGACCAGGGATGTGGATTCCAATGTCGGCGTGATGGTGCCGGAAGGCATGATCACGCTCGAACTGCCGGTCCGGCGCCCGGATGTTACCGTGCCGGTGATCGAGATCGTACTCGAGGCGTGA
- a CDS encoding ABC transporter substrate-binding protein, translating to MKVLKKALLLAAVGSSLYATAASAEQVNLTWQMWTGSETDTKSWQHLAEMVTAKYPDIKVTLTTTGWVDYWTRLPVLAASGQLADIVSMQSLRMPNFYSLLEPLNDRIEADKFDVGAFTPSIIGGMSVDKQLYGLPYDVGPWVIYYNQDALEAAGVPLPKPGWTLAEFTDAAKKLTKDGKYGFGITPTNYSVLAAAWGDKYVNDAGALDLTSASAVAAADRLIGFAAKDKVAPLVPSGGADPGDVVQGRFNSGNVAMYIDGPWSIIGMKDQAKFKIGLTTLPRDEGELSAVTAGSGFGISTTSKNKDAAWKAIQVLTSSEALSYLAEQGRALPARTASQSAWYKVAAKDITNGGEAIDYSLAHSVPYVITNNWAAVENLLNQYFPPAFAGSADAKQTMESIQSLAQE from the coding sequence ATGAAGGTTTTGAAGAAAGCGCTTTTGCTCGCCGCGGTCGGCAGCAGCCTCTATGCCACCGCCGCATCGGCCGAGCAGGTCAACTTGACCTGGCAGATGTGGACCGGCTCCGAAACCGACACCAAGAGCTGGCAGCACCTAGCCGAGATGGTGACCGCCAAGTATCCCGATATCAAGGTGACGCTGACGACGACGGGCTGGGTCGACTACTGGACGCGGCTGCCGGTGCTGGCGGCATCGGGACAGCTCGCCGACATCGTTTCCATGCAGTCGCTGCGCATGCCGAACTTCTATTCGCTGCTCGAGCCTCTGAATGACCGGATCGAGGCCGACAAATTCGACGTCGGCGCCTTCACACCCTCGATTATCGGCGGCATGTCGGTCGACAAGCAGCTCTACGGTCTGCCTTACGACGTTGGGCCGTGGGTCATCTATTATAACCAGGACGCGCTCGAAGCCGCCGGCGTTCCGCTGCCGAAGCCGGGCTGGACGCTTGCCGAGTTCACCGATGCCGCCAAGAAGCTGACGAAGGACGGCAAGTACGGCTTCGGCATTACACCGACGAACTACTCGGTCCTGGCCGCGGCCTGGGGCGATAAATACGTCAACGACGCCGGTGCGCTTGACTTGACCAGTGCAAGCGCAGTTGCCGCCGCCGACAGGCTGATCGGCTTTGCCGCCAAGGATAAGGTCGCGCCGCTGGTCCCCTCGGGTGGCGCGGATCCCGGTGATGTCGTCCAGGGCCGGTTCAATTCGGGCAACGTCGCCATGTATATCGACGGCCCCTGGTCGATCATCGGCATGAAGGACCAGGCGAAGTTCAAGATCGGCCTCACCACCCTGCCGCGCGATGAGGGCGAACTTTCGGCCGTCACCGCAGGCTCCGGTTTCGGCATTTCCACGACGAGCAAGAACAAGGACGCGGCCTGGAAGGCGATCCAGGTGCTGACCAGCTCGGAAGCCTTGTCCTATCTCGCCGAACAGGGCCGTGCCTTGCCGGCGCGCACGGCGTCGCAATCGGCCTGGTACAAGGTGGCGGCCAAGGACATCACCAATGGCGGCGAGGCCATCGACTATTCCCTGGCGCACTCCGTACCCTACGTGATCACCAACAACTGGGCAGCGGTGGAAAACCTCTTAAACCAGTATTTCCCGCCGGCTTTTGCCGGCAGCGCCGATGCCAAGCAGACGATGGAGTCCATCCAGAGCCTTGCGCAGGAATAG
- a CDS encoding carbohydrate ABC transporter permease, whose translation MRQLSLRQDLPRMEEDMSQSAVAEVSLQPAQPRRFLKPETQTAMLFLLPSFLGFMVFMAVPIVASLALSFTNWQLISTPSFVGFQNYIRLFTVDPAFYTVLRNTLFFAVEYLALNIIVSLTLAVWISSLKRGKAIFRVIFFLPTFTPTIAASVVWLLIFTPDGLADTIIRALGLGLPNFLLSSTWAMQAVVLVTLWANVGYNVVMFNAALDLVPKHYLEAATIDGANAWQRFWRIRLPLISPTIFFGTVMTAITSLQVFDEIFAMTRGGPGSATATLGFAIYQKGFTNFQMGYASALAWVMFVMIMALTILQFHMQRKWVHYDD comes from the coding sequence ATGCGCCAGCTCTCGCTGCGGCAGGACCTGCCGCGCATGGAGGAAGACATGTCGCAAAGCGCTGTTGCCGAAGTTTCCTTGCAGCCCGCTCAGCCACGGCGCTTCCTGAAGCCGGAGACCCAGACAGCCATGCTGTTCCTGCTGCCGAGCTTTCTCGGCTTCATGGTCTTCATGGCCGTGCCGATCGTGGCATCGCTGGCGCTCAGCTTTACCAACTGGCAGCTGATCTCGACGCCATCCTTCGTCGGCTTTCAGAATTATATCAGGCTCTTCACTGTCGATCCGGCCTTCTACACCGTACTCCGCAACACGCTGTTCTTCGCCGTCGAGTATCTGGCGCTGAATATTATCGTCTCGCTGACACTCGCGGTCTGGATATCGAGCCTGAAGCGCGGCAAGGCGATCTTCCGGGTGATCTTCTTCCTGCCGACCTTCACACCAACCATTGCGGCGTCGGTGGTCTGGCTGCTGATCTTCACGCCGGACGGGCTGGCCGACACCATCATCCGAGCGCTCGGCCTCGGCCTGCCGAATTTCCTGCTGAGCTCGACTTGGGCCATGCAGGCTGTCGTGCTCGTCACGCTGTGGGCGAATGTCGGCTACAACGTCGTGATGTTCAACGCCGCTCTCGACCTCGTGCCGAAGCACTATCTCGAGGCAGCGACGATCGACGGCGCCAATGCCTGGCAGCGCTTCTGGCGCATCCGCCTGCCGCTCATCTCGCCGACCATCTTCTTTGGCACCGTGATGACGGCGATTACCTCGCTGCAGGTCTTCGACGAGATATTCGCGATGACGCGCGGCGGCCCGGGCTCGGCAACGGCGACGCTCGGTTTTGCCATCTACCAGAAGGGCTTCACCAACTTCCAGATGGGCTATGCCTCAGCTCTCGCCTGGGTGATGTTCGTCATGATCATGGCGCTCACCATCCTGCAATTCCACATGCAGCGCAAATGGGTGCATTATGACGATTGA
- a CDS encoding carbohydrate ABC transporter permease, giving the protein MTIDPASRHPHSVSQHRHRILRRVGTVVSYAGLSLIALLFLFPFFWMVSNAVRSNAEVMAVPVRIFPEEYHWGTFVEALVSLPFGIFVLNSFVVACGVTAIVIAVSCLSAYAFARLKFPGREGLLLTYLSTLMIPQVMLVIPLFLIVSKLGWINTYHGMILPVAFSSFGTFLLRQFILGIPKDLDEAAMMDGASRLRILVTVIVPLAMPAIGLLSLFTFIAQWKSFLWPLIATSGVEKATLPLGLTLFQTQQGTAWNYIMAGATISMLPGVVLAIVLQRVIYKGITVSSGFGGR; this is encoded by the coding sequence ATGACGATTGATCCGGCCTCACGGCATCCGCATTCCGTGTCTCAGCATCGTCACCGCATATTGCGGCGCGTCGGCACCGTCGTCAGCTACGCGGGACTTTCGCTGATCGCGCTGCTTTTCCTCTTCCCCTTCTTCTGGATGGTGTCGAACGCGGTGCGCTCCAATGCCGAGGTGATGGCCGTGCCGGTCCGCATCTTCCCCGAGGAGTATCATTGGGGAACATTCGTCGAAGCCTTGGTTTCCCTGCCGTTCGGAATCTTCGTGTTGAATTCCTTCGTGGTCGCCTGCGGCGTGACGGCGATCGTGATTGCGGTATCCTGCCTTTCCGCCTACGCCTTCGCCCGGCTGAAGTTTCCCGGCCGGGAAGGGCTGCTGCTTACTTATCTCAGCACGCTGATGATCCCTCAGGTGATGCTGGTCATCCCGCTCTTCCTCATCGTCAGCAAGCTCGGCTGGATCAACACCTATCACGGCATGATCCTGCCGGTCGCCTTCAGCTCCTTCGGCACCTTTCTGCTGCGGCAGTTCATCCTCGGCATTCCCAAGGATCTCGACGAGGCGGCGATGATGGACGGGGCTTCCCGCCTGCGCATCCTGGTCACGGTCATCGTTCCACTTGCCATGCCAGCCATCGGCCTCTTGTCGCTGTTCACCTTCATTGCACAGTGGAAGAGCTTCCTCTGGCCGCTGATCGCCACCAGCGGCGTCGAAAAGGCCACGCTGCCGCTCGGCCTCACCCTGTTCCAGACACAGCAGGGCACCGCCTGGAACTACATCATGGCCGGTGCGACCATCTCCATGCTGCCGGGTGTCGTCCTGGCCATCGTGCTGCAGAGGGTGATCTACAAGGGTATCACCGTCAGCTCCGGATTCGGTGGACGCTAA
- a CDS encoding substrate-binding domain-containing protein yields the protein MKTATLASIALAISISAAHAQTIGVSMSGLDKFRTALLNGVVSHGQTISGLKLVTENANGDKELQKQQVQKLIADKVDAIILAVSDGDLGPQMTKMAADAGIPLVYINNVPSNLLDLPDNQVVVASNEKESGTLETKQVCALLKGKGRVVVLMGEPFHAAARARTQDISDVIATPDCKGLQIVERQAAYWSSDYADQQMQEWLSAGVKFDAVIANNDEMALGAIRAMKKAGMPMKDVVVAGVDATDDALAAMVAGDLDVTILQSAVGQGAAAVDAATKLIRKEKVPRENDVPFELVTPENIATYLPKSQ from the coding sequence ATGAAAACCGCCACGCTTGCATCCATCGCCTTGGCGATATCGATCTCTGCTGCCCATGCCCAGACGATCGGGGTTTCGATGTCAGGTCTCGATAAATTCAGGACGGCGCTTCTCAACGGCGTCGTCTCGCATGGGCAGACGATATCCGGCCTCAAACTCGTCACCGAGAATGCCAATGGCGACAAGGAGCTCCAGAAGCAGCAGGTGCAGAAGCTCATTGCCGACAAGGTCGACGCGATCATTCTTGCCGTCTCCGATGGCGACCTCGGACCGCAAATGACCAAGATGGCGGCAGATGCCGGCATTCCGCTGGTCTACATCAACAACGTTCCTTCCAACCTGTTGGACCTGCCGGACAATCAGGTGGTGGTCGCCTCCAATGAGAAGGAATCCGGAACGCTGGAGACCAAGCAGGTCTGCGCGCTCCTTAAAGGCAAAGGCCGCGTCGTCGTGCTGATGGGCGAACCCTTCCACGCCGCCGCCCGTGCCCGCACCCAGGATATATCAGACGTCATCGCCACTCCGGATTGCAAGGGCCTTCAGATCGTCGAGCGGCAGGCCGCCTATTGGTCGAGCGATTATGCCGACCAGCAGATGCAGGAATGGCTGTCGGCCGGCGTCAAGTTCGACGCGGTCATCGCCAATAATGACGAGATGGCGCTCGGCGCGATCCGGGCCATGAAGAAGGCCGGCATGCCGATGAAAGATGTCGTCGTCGCCGGCGTCGACGCGACCGACGACGCGCTCGCCGCCATGGTGGCCGGTGATCTCGACGTGACCATTCTCCAGAGCGCCGTCGGACAGGGCGCTGCCGCTGTCGACGCCGCCACGAAGTTGATCCGCAAAGAGAAGGTGCCGCGCGAAAACGACGTTCCTTTCGAACTCGTCACACCTGAGAACATTGCCACCTATCTGCCGAAGAGCCAGTGA